From a single Budorcas taxicolor isolate Tak-1 chromosome X, Takin1.1, whole genome shotgun sequence genomic region:
- the LOC128070008 gene encoding E3 ubiquitin-protein ligase SIAH1-like, translating into MTDHAVSNSALASLFECPVCSNHVLPPITQCQNGHLVCRECRSRLAHCPTCQGPLTAVRNLAMERVADLVLFPCRYASSGCGATVPPTEKADHEEHCEFRPCRCPCPGASCGWQGAMDAVVPHVMQHYNNSVITLQGEVVVFLAVNINLAGTLNRVMVQSCFGSHFLLILEKLEIHDSFQKFFAAVQLIGTREQAEHFTYRLELNGTRRRLMWEATPLSIHERIETAFLNCDCLVLYPRVAELFAENGDLSINVTISMT; encoded by the coding sequence ATGACTGACCACGCGGTGTCCAACAGTGCCTTGGCGAGTCTTTTTGAGTGTCCGGTGTGTTCGAACCATGTCTTGCCTCCAATTACACAGTGCCAGAATGGCCACCTCGTTTGTCGTGAATGTCGCTCAAGGCTCGCCCACTGTCCAACTTGCCAGGGCCCGCTGACAGCCGTTCGCAACTTGGCCATGGAGAGAGTGGCCGATTTAGTACTCTTCCCGTGTAGATACGCCTCTTCGGGATGCGGAGCAACCGTGCCGCCCACAGAAAAAGCAGACCACGAAGAACACTGCGAGTTTAGGCCCTGTCGTTGCCCTTGCCCTGGCGCTTCCTGTGGGTGGCAAGGCGCCATGGATGCCGTTGTACCACACGTGATGCAGCACTATAACAACTCCGTTATAACCCTGCAGGGAGAAGTTGTCGTTTTCCTTGCAGTCAACATTAATCTGGCTGGTACCCTCAACAGGGTGATGGTGCAGTCCTGTTTTGGGTCTCACTTCTTACTAATTTTGGAGAAACTGGAAATCCACGACAGTTTCCAGAAATTCTTTGCCGCTGTCCAGCTGATAGGAACACGCGAGCAAGCTGAACATTTTACTTATCGACTTGAGCTAAACGGTACGAGACGGCGATTGATGTGGGAAGCCACGCCTCTATCTATTCATGAGCGAATTGAAACAGCGTTTCTGAACTGTGACTGCCTAGTTTTATACCCCAGAGTTGCAGAACTTTTCGCAGAAAATGGCGATTTAAGCATCAACGTAACTATTTCCATGACTTGA